The Deltaproteobacteria bacterium genome has a segment encoding these proteins:
- a CDS encoding general secretion pathway protein GspF, with translation MSEMRRRSTHPADAPLRLEGHRRPLTRRDFLARGLISGAGLVMAPTFLSLLRASTARAQTAGCTLRAGAGLTPFLCLDLAGGASIAGSNVLVGGPGGQLDLLTAEGYAKLGLPSDLTPGNPGQVNTELGIAFHSDSAFLRGIVSKTSAATRANVNGSIFCARSDNDTDNNPHNPMYGINRAGADGELVTLIGSVSSVSGGNSEAPMSMIDPTVRPTKVDSARDATGLIDTGNLVSLLNQTQAGQVARAAEEISAIKLAHESEDPALESRILCNYTQTTDLISRYGNPDLVNPLADADIATGANPIFTAAELNQSRFAKTAAVMKLVVEGYAGAGTIEQGGYDYHDSTRATGEVRDFLAGQMMGAALEFAARRAAPLMLYVLSDGSLSSDGVLDNSADGRGKGIWKGDNSDTAASLVLVYSPTGRPALARPGAHQIGYFRPSASVETASTAVANNVALLAEAIVLNYLALHDRVGSFSSVLPTHGLGSGASFDALIAFEPIA, from the coding sequence GTGAGTGAGATGAGACGAAGGAGCACCCATCCCGCGGACGCGCCGCTGCGGCTCGAAGGCCATCGGCGTCCGCTCACGCGCCGCGACTTCCTGGCCCGCGGGCTGATCTCGGGTGCGGGACTGGTCATGGCGCCGACGTTCCTGTCGCTGCTGCGCGCGTCGACCGCGCGCGCGCAGACCGCGGGCTGCACGCTTCGCGCCGGCGCGGGGCTGACTCCGTTCCTGTGTCTCGATCTCGCGGGCGGCGCGAGCATCGCCGGCTCGAACGTGCTGGTCGGCGGTCCGGGCGGGCAGCTCGACCTGCTCACCGCCGAGGGCTACGCGAAGCTCGGCCTGCCGTCGGACCTGACGCCGGGAAATCCCGGCCAGGTGAACACCGAGCTCGGCATCGCCTTCCACTCCGACAGCGCGTTCCTGCGCGGGATCGTGTCGAAGACCTCGGCCGCCACGCGCGCGAACGTGAACGGCTCGATCTTCTGCGCGCGCTCGGACAACGACACCGACAACAACCCGCACAACCCCATGTATGGCATCAACCGCGCCGGTGCCGACGGCGAGCTCGTGACGCTGATCGGCTCGGTGAGCTCCGTCTCGGGTGGGAACTCGGAAGCGCCGATGTCGATGATCGACCCGACCGTGCGACCGACCAAGGTCGACTCGGCGCGCGACGCGACGGGCCTGATCGACACCGGAAATCTGGTCTCGCTGCTGAACCAGACCCAAGCCGGGCAGGTGGCGCGCGCCGCCGAGGAGATCAGCGCGATCAAGCTCGCGCACGAGAGCGAAGACCCCGCGCTCGAGTCGCGCATCCTGTGCAACTACACCCAGACCACCGACCTGATCTCGCGCTACGGAAACCCGGACCTGGTGAACCCGCTCGCGGACGCCGACATCGCCACCGGCGCGAACCCGATCTTCACGGCGGCCGAGCTGAACCAGAGCCGCTTCGCGAAGACCGCGGCGGTGATGAAGCTCGTGGTCGAGGGCTACGCGGGCGCGGGCACCATCGAGCAGGGCGGCTACGACTACCACGACAGCACGCGCGCCACCGGCGAGGTCCGCGACTTCCTTGCCGGCCAGATGATGGGCGCGGCGCTCGAGTTCGCCGCGCGCCGAGCGGCGCCGCTCATGCTCTACGTGCTCTCCGACGGGTCTCTCTCCAGCGACGGCGTTCTCGACAACTCCGCCGACGGGCGCGGCAAGGGTATCTGGAAGGGCGACAACTCCGACACCGCCGCGAGCCTGGTGCTGGTCTACAGCCCGACCGGGCGCCCCGCGCTCGCGCGCCCGGGCGCGCACCAGATCGGCTACTTCCGGCCCTCGGCGTCGGTCGAGACCGCGTCGACCGCGGTCGCGAACAACGTCGCGCTTCTGGCCGAGGCGATCGTGCTGAACTATCTGGCGCTGCACGACCGGGTGGGGAGCTTCTCGTCCGTGCTACCGACGCACGGGCTCGGCTCCGGCGCTTCCTTCGACGCCCTGATCGCGTTCGAGCCGATCGCCTAG